GTTGGAATGGTCACATAATTCCACTCGCGTTATTTCGCAGTTAACTCAATGTTTTGGTGAGTACAGTTTCTTTACTCTCTTCTGAATACTCACTGTTGTTGTTATATCTAAACAATTCGCTAGCTATAGTTTGTGCTGTCATATGCCaggttaatttttatgtatgaaCATTCACAGCATTATTATTGTGCTgtatttcaattcaattaatttgttattctcTGGGTTGATAATGATTACCTTTACATAGCTTAACAACTAGGAAGGGCTCTTTTCTCCAAAATTACTGGCACTGCCTTGAATTCTCAATCTCACAGAGCACATTTGGCAATGTGGAGTTCAGCATGATGCAATATGCAAGAACAAAACTGCTACCATTCTCTTCTTCTGTCATATTACATTATGCTCCATAAATGTTTTATCAGACATCTTAGGTCTCTTAGCAAGCTGCTGAAAATATTTGACTACAATATAGTAGTTTGTAGGTTAgtagataaataatattttaatgcttAAACCGTTTTGGATTTAAAGAGTGTTCTGTTTTTTCATTGTCTAAGTTTCAGTTTTCTGGGAAAGGATAGGTGCCTTGTCTAGCTTTCTTTCATTCATGTCAGAAGGCAATATCCATTTGCGTTTACCATGGCTAGCGGTTTTAGCATTCTTCATGATTCAATCTCAACTTCATGAtgtaaaaacatgtattttctttGCATTGAAAGTGCTTTGCAATTTGTTGTTAGAAGCATTATGTTAATCCGAATTACATTCCTTCTTTCATACTCATGTCCCCTATCTTAGAATCTAGGGACTAATACTACAGTAGCTTTATAACATGGATGTATAATGTGTTATATAAGTCAGTGACATATCTATAAGACTGCCCAACATTACCATATGATTCTTCCAGCTTGAAACATTTCATTGGATACTTTTTTGATTTTCACTGATCAGTTCCTGATGGTTGTAGCTAATGCTATGGTTGGACCACGTTCATGGATAGCAGGGCTCTTTACTCGCTCACCATATAAACGTAACGACAAAGTTCTTGACTTCTGCTTGACTCCTCATTTGGTAAGTAGAAGTATTAAGTAAAGAAATGAGCCATTTCTCTTTAATCCTGTATAGAAGGATGGACACACACTTGCACAACCCCCACCTACTTCTAAGTTATGTGTGTGTCAGCATGTGTATGTAGTCAAAATTGATCGTGGAATTCATGTAGTGGCACCAACTGTTGCAGTGAGCTGGTTCCTCAAAGTTACCAATAGTCCCAGCCATTGCCTTTTGCTCTAGGGCTTCAGTTCAGGGAATTTATGTTGCAATTTTCAGAATTTAAATTTGTGATTGTTGCATGATGGTTATGCCATAATATtcttaaatatgattttaatatgccaTGCTCATCTTCactaaacttgtaatttattctttaattcttACCAGGAACAAAGACTACAAAAGCTTCAAGAACGAATGAGAACACCTTTTGACGAGACACGCCCTGATCATCAAGTACTTTCTTGATATGATATGATTTCTGTCAAAACATTTTTCTTGAACTTTATCTTTGACTTTGGTTTTGTCATACATAAGCTGTGATCATACACTATCATCTTTCATGCATGTCACCATCATTAATCTTTGATATTATAACTACCAGATCTCATTATCCTTTGTCATTGTCAGGAAGCTCTCAGATCATTGTGGAATGCAGCTTTTCCAGATATTCCTCTGAAAGGCTTGATCTCTGAGCAGTGGAAAGACATGGGGTGGCAAGGTGCTAATCCATCAACTGACTTCAGGTAAAGCTTTTTCAGTGGCTTCTTTTCATGTCCTTCGCTGATAAGGAGTGAATTCTGTCATGTAGAAAGAACTGAATCAATATAGAGGTTTAATCCATAATTTCATTTAGAAATCCTCCTTAAACTATTGTTCATGCCTCTCATCTTTTCCAACTTTTTCCTTAGGGGCTGTGGTTTCATTTCTCTTGAGAACTTGCTGTTTTTTTCAAGGACTTATCCGGTATGACTTTTAAACTACTGCCAAAACTTTTGCAAGCATTGCTTTATTTATTCCTATCAGAGCCTGTTCATGCTTCTCTTCGTTCCAGTTTCCCTAAAGTACGAATTTGCACAGAGTGAGCTGTGATTTTTACTgattatgaaaatacaaaatgaagGCATCTTTTCATAGGTTATTGTTCAAGCAGGGTGGGCAGCGAGCTACTTGGGAATACCCATTTGCTGTTGCTGGCATTAATGTTTCTTTTATGTTGATCCAGATGTTGGATTTACGGTCAGGTAAGCAGAAATGTTCAATTATCATTTGCAAATGTGATTCTTTTTCTTCAGTATtaaccaaaaacagaaaaagtaAAAACTGCTGCATTGGGTTTTGACTATCAAGTGaaggtaaaatattttatatttataagtcATGCGAGAATTGACATGTTTTTTACAGTTTTCGTGAAACCTTACTTTCCCCGAGCTTTGTTTCACTGTGGGATCTAGGAAcaccttttcatttcattctctCCTAATCTCTTATTTCCCCCCTTCATCAATGTCTTAACAAAATGAATGTTATCTGCTCAAGGACAACCGGGTCttagttttaaaatcaatgGGGTATCCAAAATTCTTTTCATCACGAGATTTTCCTTATTTTGAGCTTAGAATTTTAAAGACAATGATGATGGAAACAGCACCATATTTTAAGCTCATTGTCTCCTTTTGTGGGCATGAATAGTTCCATCTAGTTTAAATAAGCACATAGGTTTTTTGATGCAACGGTATCGTTTGTTTCCCACTTATCTCTCCCATCATCTCTTTTGCAGAAAAACCAAGATGTCTTCCAGGAGTCACTTTTGTTAAATTACTAGGAGGTATTGAGATTACAGCTCCAACTATATTATGCTCAAGTGCTCTTTGATATACGCAaatgaatttggtttttaaGCTTCTTCTTTGTCCAAGATATACACTCATAATAGCATGTTTATAATCACAGAAGATGAATCTGCCTTTGATGTACTATTCTGTATAGCTTTCGAAATGATGGATGCTCAGTGGCTTGCTATGCGTGCTTCTTACATGGAGTTCAATGTATACCCTCTATCTCAGCAAAGTACTAGATTCTTGAACTTTGGTGATTATTTACCATGATTTGAAAGTAGCATTATTTTCAACACTAGTGAATCTATAAATTTTCCATTTGCCTACATACATTGGGTCATTTGCATGCCTTTGATATAGAGGCGCTCCATTGACTTCTGcttgatatgttttttcattcCTGCAGGAGGTTTTACAAGTAACAAGGACACAATTGGAGAGGGAACTATCTTTGGAAGATGTTCATCGAATAAAAGATTTACCAGCATACAACCTTTTGTATCAATAGCAATTTATAGTGAGGTCCTCTTAAAATGCCCCAAAGTACTTGCTAGGTCCAGTAGAACATTTCGGAGAACCCAAAGGTTTAGATATAAATTCACGTGTCGAACTGCTGAACTGTAGAAACCATTTTTGAAGATGTTATAGCTATGCTTAATGCTATACAATGAGCTTCTCACAAGTTAATGGTGCTGAGGCTGAGTCTGATAGTGAACCCTGTAACCATCTGATGAACTGCTGTTCGCGGCTAAAATTAACTAGTGTCAACGTAGGTGGACTGCTTCTAATTCCTAACATACACGgttcttttatgtttattaatatttatggccTCCAGCAGTCGACTGATGACAAGCAATGTCGTATCCAGGACAGAGGGGGTTTTCCCTGTGTCCAACAGTATTCCTGTTTCCGATGGTTTCCACTTTTGAGTCAGAGAGGAAAGAGGTTTGAGAGGATTAGGATGGCACATTGTATAGACGATGGAGACATCAGACATGCATGCAGTTACCTGCATACGcaaacttgatttgaagaatGTATGAACTTATTGTAATTTGcaactttttaaaatcaaattcccATGATGATGTGCTATTTTTCTGGTGGCAGCTCAATTCTGAAACCTTTGCTcgcataagaaatattttactCATTGTAACTTTACATGACATGAATTTTGAATCTTAATAACTAAAATATGACTGAAGAAAACATTAGAACTCTCTTACGTTAAATATTGGATGTTTGGCAAATCCATAAATTTTTGCAAAAGTTCTTGGAAAAGAATTCTGTGTACTCTTTAAATTCAGGTGGGGAGCGGAAGTTCGGAATCATCACATCATTGaactaattaacaaaaatctaAACATTGTGAGTAAAACATCATGTACAACAACATTGTTCATGCTCTTACATTTTTACAGTGGACTTATTGtacaatttttttggttttcaaacttttttttccacaattgcattttttttaagctagattaaagaataattgaattaaatttgttgaataagaataaaattgaaagatagagAATAAAAGTAGAAAAGACTCCACAAATGGGTGATGGTTTCAAAGTTATCACAAAGAGTTTAAGTTAGTTCTCTAACTTCTTAAATTATACCTattcatccctcaatatttttaattcagttttggtataaattttttttttttatatattttttagtctcTAGTTTAAGagagttgagagagagagatcactgAATTCCAgttgtagaaagaaaaaatcggTATTGACACCTATTTTGGGTACTAAAATGGTTGGTCTTGAAGTTCATGAGTTCCATTTGATAATAAGAGTTtcatttaggtgtttttttaccttgaaaatacctaaaaaacagATCTAAACTCGAGAAGATTTTTGATTTCGAGTTGAGTTCGAGTTTTTGTGTgctttttttaggtattttaaaGCCATTTATGAGTTTGACAAGGTATTTAGGCTTTTTTCTAGGTATTTtgggttgaaaatgagtttaaaaatagtttctaagcaaaaaaaaaaaaaaaaaacctatgattTTCCAATCATCATAGCAGTCGAAATCTAGGAAAATTAGTGGATGACATGTCATCTaacttttttttgaaagcaattTAGGGTAAAtgacatgtctttttttaaaaaaagaattaaggaCCGGCACGTGGACCCATTCTAAATGGGCCAAGTTTGGCTGGCCCAGCAAAGCTTGacctctttcttctctctctctttttttttctcctaattttgactttttttttaaaataatatatttatattttttttaaaataagtttttaatttatatttcaattaataccccccttttgtttttttttattttgcttatttagccttttataaatagaggtttttttaaaaacaattatttagtatg
This window of the Populus trichocarpa isolate Nisqually-1 chromosome 13, P.trichocarpa_v4.1, whole genome shotgun sequence genome carries:
- the LOC7497382 gene encoding uncharacterized protein LOC7497382 isoform X3, producing the protein MRLRKSRQCFSSCSSRHRVDEDDVYWKRKKSSEELEWSHNSTRVISQLTQCFANAMVGPRSWIAGLFTRSPYKRNDKVLDFCLTPHLEQRLQKLQERMRTPFDETRPDHQEALRSLWNAAFPDIPLKGLISEQWKDMGWQGANPSTDFRGCGFISLENLLFFSRTYPASFHRLLFKQGGQRATWEYPFAVAGINVSFMLIQMLDLRSEKPRCLPGVTFVKLLGEDESAFDVLFCIAFEMMDAQWLAMRASYMEFNEVLQVTRTQLERELSLEDVHRIKDLPAYNLLYQ
- the LOC7497382 gene encoding uncharacterized protein LOC7497382 isoform X2, whose amino-acid sequence is MRLRKSRQCFSSCSSRHRVDEDDVYWKRKKSSEELEWSHNSTRVISQLTQCFANAMVGPRSWIAGLFTRSPYKRNDKVLDFCLTPHLEQRLQKLQERMRTPFDETRPDHQEALRSLWNAAFPDIPLKGLISEQWKDMGWQGANPSTDFRGCGFISLENLLFFSRTYPGGQRATWEYPFAVAGINVSFMLIQMLDLRSEKPRCLPGVTFVKLLGEDESAFDVLFCIAFEMMDAQWLAMRASYMEFNVYPLSQQRGFTSNKDTIGEGTIFGRCSSNKRFTSIQPFVSIAIYSEVLLKCPKVLARSSRTFRRTQRFRYKFTCRTAEL
- the LOC7497382 gene encoding uncharacterized protein LOC7497382 isoform X4 gives rise to the protein MVGPRSWIAGLFTRSPYKRNDKVLDFCLTPHLEQRLQKLQERMRTPFDETRPDHQEALRSLWNAAFPDIPLKGLISEQWKDMGWQGANPSTDFRGCGFISLENLLFFSRTYPASFHRLLFKQGGQRATWEYPFAVAGINVSFMLIQMLDLRSEKPRCLPGVTFVKLLGEDESAFDVLFCIAFEMMDAQWLAMRASYMEFNVYPLSQQRGFTSNKDTIGEGTIFGRCSSNKRFTSIQPFVSIAIYSEVLLKCPKVLARSSRTFRRTQRFRYKFTCRTAEL
- the LOC7497382 gene encoding uncharacterized protein LOC7497382 isoform X1, whose amino-acid sequence is MRLRKSRQCFSSCSSRHRVDEDDVYWKRKKSSEELEWSHNSTRVISQLTQCFANAMVGPRSWIAGLFTRSPYKRNDKVLDFCLTPHLEQRLQKLQERMRTPFDETRPDHQEALRSLWNAAFPDIPLKGLISEQWKDMGWQGANPSTDFRGCGFISLENLLFFSRTYPASFHRLLFKQGGQRATWEYPFAVAGINVSFMLIQMLDLRSEKPRCLPGVTFVKLLGEDESAFDVLFCIAFEMMDAQWLAMRASYMEFNVYPLSQQRGFTSNKDTIGEGTIFGRCSSNKRFTSIQPFVSIAIYSEVLLKCPKVLARSSRTFRRTQRFRYKFTCRTAEL